AAGTATTATTAGTGGCGACTCGTAAAAATGTCACTCAAACCTATTTGAATACCTTTGAACAGGCAGGATTAACCGTTGATATCTTAGAAATTAACAGCTTTGCCCTCATTCGCACCATCCGTGATCAACTGCGGCTATTTGGTCCAGAAGAAGCAGCCGTATTAGTTGATATTGAATTTGACAGTACAGAAATTGCCATCATTATCAATGGTGTGCCACAATTTTCTCGAACAGTGCCAATAGGAACTTATCAACTACAAGCAGCACTGTCAAGAGCCGTGAACCTACCCACATCACGGGATATGGATATATTAGAGAGCATGACTATTCCCACAACCTCAGCAGATTCAGTCAATACTGGGGTAACAGGTAGTAATCCTGGAATGGTTTCTATGTTGAGAATTTTGGGAGAATTAGCCGATGAACTGCGCCGTTCCATTGATTTTTACCTCAATCAAAGTGAAAATCTAGAAGTCGCACAGATTCTTTTAGCAGGTCCTGGGGGAGGATTACCACAAATTGACGAGTTTTTTACTCAAAGATTGAGTTTACCAACTACCCAAATAGATCCAATTACTTCTTTGTCCTTGGAGGTAGATGCTGAAAAATATCCTTTAATTAAACGTCCTGGGTTGGGTATTATCCTGGGTTTAGGAATGCGAGGGGTGTAATAAAATGTACAGTTTAGATATTAACTTTCTTAAAGATCGCCCAGAATATCAAAAGCAAATAGCAACGAAAGTTGAGAAGTCACCTATTCAACTAGGGAATTTAATCCCAGTTTATATAGGAGTGGGAGTAGGTTTAGTATTCCCAGCTTTAATATTTATTGGTTTATCCATCCTGGAAGGGAAAACCGCTGAAGTCACCCAAGAAATCGCCAAGTTAGAGGAGGAAGGTAAGAGCTTAGATAGTAAAATAGCCAACATTAGCAAAATTAAAGCAGAATCAGCCGGCATTCGTACCCAAAATAAAGCCTTAGTAACAGTGTTTGATCAAATACGTCCTTGGTCAGCAATGTTACAGGATTTGCGCGATCGCATTCCTAACAAAGTGCAAATCGAAACCATTAAGCAAATTGCCCCCCCTCTCCCTGGTAAAGATGCCGTAGCTGCTACCACCCCCAACAACACCAACACCGCTGGATTCTTAGAAATTTCTGGTTTTGCCATTTCCTATCCCTTAGTTAACGATTTTGCCCTAAGTATAGGACAATCTAAATTTTTCAATAAAGAAGAAACCAGAATCATCACAGCAGAATTAATAGATGCACCAGCCATAACAGGATTTCTTCCCCCAAAAACTGATAAATCTGATCTAAAAATTAAACCCATTCAAGTAGTTAAATACACTATTAAAACAGGTTTAAGTAATGTGCCAGCATCTGATTTAATTCAAGAATTAGAGAAAAAAGGTACAGTCGGACTAGTAGATAGACTTCGTAATATCAAAAAAGTAGGAGTCATTGCCCAATGACATTCAGTGATGATTTAAATTTCCCCAATCAAGGTACAGAGATTCAAAATTCTGGTCCTGTTGTTTTTGGTGTCACCTTAACACCAACTATTATTGGTGGTTTAGTCGGCTTCTTAGGTGTAGCTGGTGCAGGTTATATGCTATTTAACATTGCCCTTCCCGTTTGGGATACCTATCAACAACTGCAAACCAAACAAGATCAACTACAAACAGAAGTTAATCAAAAGAAAACCCAAGCTCAACAAATTGGTAAAATA
The DNA window shown above is from Anabaena sp. WA102 and carries:
- a CDS encoding PilN domain-containing protein, which gives rise to MYSLDINFLKDRPEYQKQIATKVEKSPIQLGNLIPVYIGVGVGLVFPALIFIGLSILEGKTAEVTQEIAKLEEEGKSLDSKIANISKIKAESAGIRTQNKALVTVFDQIRPWSAMLQDLRDRIPNKVQIETIKQIAPPLPGKDAVAATTPNNTNTAGFLEISGFAISYPLVNDFALSIGQSKFFNKEETRIITAELIDAPAITGFLPPKTDKSDLKIKPIQVVKYTIKTGLSNVPASDLIQELEKKGTVGLVDRLRNIKKVGVIAQ
- the pilM gene encoding type IV pilus assembly protein PilM; the protein is MVKAFTSFFGKSNRGIGIELAPERVNVVQLRKQRQNLKIESLTTVPVPEGIFTDGQITDSPGMSEIIQQAIAQSKIKATRVATCIPGRDAIVRLIPVPSELDDQELREMVLNHEACLYLPYDRQEADVDYQKLGYFIDEDGIEKVQVLLVATRKNVTQTYLNTFEQAGLTVDILEINSFALIRTIRDQLRLFGPEEAAVLVDIEFDSTEIAIIINGVPQFSRTVPIGTYQLQAALSRAVNLPTSRDMDILESMTIPTTSADSVNTGVTGSNPGMVSMLRILGELADELRRSIDFYLNQSENLEVAQILLAGPGGGLPQIDEFFTQRLSLPTTQIDPITSLSLEVDAEKYPLIKRPGLGIILGLGMRGV